The Glycine soja cultivar W05 chromosome 6, ASM419377v2, whole genome shotgun sequence genome has a window encoding:
- the LOC114415878 gene encoding phosphatidylinositol 4-phosphate 5-kinase 1-like, translating to MQETLLSLSEHHHQDDSNNKDIELLLVPPPCRRQPRMARRVSPGAVEKALPCGDIYSGSLSGNVPHGTGKYLWSDGCMYEGEWKKGKACGKGRFSWPTGATYEGEFAAGRMQGHGTFVGVDGDTYRGAWLSDRKHGFGEKRYANGDVYEGFWRCNLQEGEGRYTWRNGNEYVGEWKNGAISGNGVLVWKNGNRYEGCWENGVPKGRGVFTWRDGNTSSGNWGKEFVNEKRVSVDECSNNNNNNNSNSNNKSVSFPRICIWELDGEAGDITCDIVEASMIYGGGGVCESDVQLQKSPCGSVDGDVKKPGHTVSKGHKNYDLMLNLQLGIRYSVGKHASVFRELRPGDFDPKEKFWTRFPPEGSKFTPPHQSVDFRWKDYCPVVFRHLRELFGIDPADYMLAICGNDTLREMSSPGKSGSFFYLTQDDRFIIKTLKKSEVKVLIRMLPSYYQHVRQYKNSLVTKFLGVHCVKPIGGQKTRFIVMGNVFCSEYRIHKRFDLKGSSHGRTTDKPQEEIDETTTLKDLDLCFVFRLEESWFQELKWQLDRDCEFLEAEGIMDYSFLIGLHFRDDSSVDEVVKSLPDELCSGKRDMQNDDVQDMKWIPIDRGPLIRLGTNMPARAERVCKAGLDQHTGTGSSNSIPSESGGEVSDVILYFGIIDILQDYDISKKLEHAYKSLQVDPSSISAVDPKLYSKRFRDFIHRIFVEDK from the exons ATGCAAGAGACGCTCCTCAGTCTTTCCGAACACCACCACCAAGACGACAGCAACAACAAAGACATCGAGCTGCTTCTGGTTCCGCCGCCGTGCCGCCGCCAGCCGCGGATGGCGCGGCGCGTGTCTCCGGGCGCGGTGGAAAAAGCCCTCCCCTGCGGCGACATCTACAGCGGAAGCCTCTCCGGCAACGTCCCTCACGGCACCGGAAAATACCTCTGGTCGGACGGGTGTATGTACGAGGGCGAGTGGAAGAAAGGCAAGGCGTGCGGCAAGGGCCGCTTCTCGTGGCCCACCGGCGCCACCTACGAGGGCGAGTTCGCCGCCGGGAGAATGCAGGGCCACGGCACCTTCGTCGGCGTCGACGGCGACACCTACCGCGGCGCGTGGCTCTCCGACCGCAAGCACGGCTTCGGCGAAAAGCGCTACGCCAACGGCGACGTCTACGAAGGGTTCTGGAGGTGCAACCTGCAAGAAGGGGAAGGGAGGTACACGTGGCGCAACGGGAACGAGTACGTCGGAGAGTGGAAGAACGGCGCCATCTCCGGTAATGGCGTGCTGGTGTGGAAGAACGGGAACCGTTACGAAGGGTGTTGGGAGAACGGTGTTCCGAAGGGGAGAGGGGTGTTTACGTGGCGCGATGGAAACACTTCTTCTGGGAATTGGGGGAAAGAGTTTGTGAACGAGAAACGTGTGTCGGTGGATGAgtgtagtaataataataataataataacagtaatagtaataataagagTGTGAGTTTTCCCAGAATTTGTATTTGGGAGCTTGATGGTGAAGCTGGGGATATCACTTGTGATATTGTGGAGGCTTCTATGATTTATGGTGGAGGAGGAGTGTGTGAAAGTGATGTACAGTTGCAGAAGAGCCCTTGTGGTTCTGTTGATGGGGATGTTAAGAAACCGGGTCATACGGTTTCTAAAGGACATAAGAATTATGATTTGATGCTTAATCTTCAACTGGGTATTAG ATACTCTGTTGGGAAGCACGCTTCGGTCTTCCGAGAGCTTAGGCCGGGCGATTTTGATCCCAAGGAGAAGTTCTGGACGAGGTTTCCTCCAGAAGGGTCTAAGTTTACACCTCCACATCAGTCTGTGGATTTCAGGTGGAAAGATTACTGTCCTGTGGTGTTTCG GCATCTAAGGGAATTATTTGGGATAGATCCTGCGGATTACATGCTTGCTATTTGTGGCAATGACACACTTAGGGAGATGTCTTCTCCTGGCAAAAGTGGAAGCTTCTTTTACCTCACTCAAGACGACCGGTTCATTATCAAAACCTTGAAGAAGTCGGAAGTCAAG GTGCTCATCAGGATGCTTCCAAGTTACTATCAACATGTGCGTCAGTACAAGAATTCGCTGGTAACAAAATTCCTGGGGGTTCATTGTGTCAAACCTATTGGAGGTCAGAAG ACTCGATTTATTGTGATGGGCAATGTATTTTGTTCGGAGTATCGGATCCATAAGCGGTTTGACCTCAAAGGTTCTTCTCATGGCCGCACAACCGATAAACCCCAGGAGGAAATTGATGAGACTACCACTCTTAAAGACCTTGATCTTTGTTTTGTCTTCCGCCTGGAAGAGTCTTGGTTTCAAGAGCTTAAATG GCAACTTGATAGAGACTGTGAATTCCTGGAAGCAGAGGGAATAATGGATTACAGTTTTTTGATTGGCCTTCATTTTCGTGATGATAGCTCAGTTGATGAAGTAGTAAAGAGTTTACCGGACGAGTTGTGTTCAG GCAAGAGAGACATGCAAAATGATGACGTACAGGATATGAAATGGATACCCATAGACCG GGGACCTCTAATTCGGCTGGGAACAAACATGCCGGCCAGAGCAGAGAGAGTGTGTAAAGCTGGATTGGATCAGCACACTGGTACTGGAAGTAGCAATTCTATCCCTTCAGAGAGTGGTGGTGAGGTCTCTGATGTAATCCTTTACTTTGGTATAATTGACATTCTCCAAGATTATGATATAAGCAAAAAGCTAGAGCACGCATACAAGTCACTGCAAGTGGATCCCTCCTCCATCTCAGCCGTTGATCCCAAGCTATACTCCAAAAGGTTTAGGGATTTCATACACAGAATCTTTGTGGAGGACAAATGA